Proteins found in one Deltaproteobacteria bacterium genomic segment:
- the panB gene encoding 3-methyl-2-oxobutanoate hydroxymethyltransferase: MTAAAPKVTVPELQRFKATGQKITALTAYDYPFARILDGCGIDVLLVGDSVSTVVQGMDTTIPVSMDEMVYHCKLVTRARPRALVVGDMPFLSYQAGTCDAIANAGRLLKEGGVEAVKLEGGVNIARVMKAIVNVDIPVMAHIGLTPQSVHRMGGFKVQGKKSGRQPGARERLIEDAQAVADAGAFAVVLEGVPMDLAHEITQMLPIPTIGIGAGPYCDGQILVIHDILGLSERYAPKFAKRYADLHGVISQAVNTYMSEVRSGTFPADAQSFH; this comes from the coding sequence ATGACCGCTGCTGCACCTAAAGTGACTGTCCCTGAACTGCAACGTTTCAAAGCCACGGGGCAGAAAATCACGGCACTTACCGCCTACGATTATCCGTTTGCCCGTATTCTCGACGGCTGTGGGATCGATGTGTTGTTAGTTGGTGATTCTGTCAGCACCGTTGTCCAAGGGATGGACACCACCATTCCGGTTTCTATGGACGAGATGGTGTACCACTGTAAGCTTGTCACGCGCGCACGTCCTCGTGCCTTGGTGGTAGGGGACATGCCATTCTTATCGTATCAAGCTGGCACTTGCGATGCGATTGCCAACGCTGGCCGCCTGTTGAAAGAAGGTGGCGTTGAAGCCGTTAAGCTAGAAGGTGGTGTAAACATCGCGCGAGTGATGAAGGCGATCGTGAATGTCGATATTCCGGTGATGGCCCACATCGGCCTGACTCCGCAGTCGGTACATCGCATGGGTGGGTTCAAAGTCCAAGGCAAGAAATCTGGCCGCCAGCCTGGCGCACGCGAACGTCTGATTGAAGATGCCCAGGCTGTCGCTGATGCGGGGGCCTTTGCCGTTGTACTTGAAGGGGTACCAATGGACCTTGCCCACGAGATTACTCAGATGCTACCGATTCCGACGATTGGCATTGGTGCCGGGCCATATTGCGACGGGCAAATTCTCGTGATTCACGACATTCTTGGTTTGTCTGAGCGCTATGCGCCGAAGTTTGCCAAACGGTATGCCGATCTGCACGGCGTCATCTCTCAAGCGGTGAATACCTATATGAGCGAAGTGCGTAGCGGGACGTTCCCGGCGGATGCACAGTCGTTTCATTAG
- a CDS encoding cobalamin-independent methionine synthase II family protein, producing the protein MKKSDTRILTTHVGSLPRKAALSDLLIRQEQGEKVDVANLERVAEQAVKHVIEKQLGAGVDIGNDGEQPRIGFQTYVPQRMTGFAGESKRPVPQDMREFPDFMAILQRRDMGRAKVFNAPEARAEVQYEDLTGVQKECALTRRCMDQAPKQFVERFMTAASPGIICTTMLNAYYDSHERYVMAVAEQMRKEYESIHAQGFVLQLDAPDLAMERTFLFQDLSLPEFQKIVELHITAVNHAVQNIPADRVRLHVCWGNYDGPHNHDVPLEDILPILYQANVGALSLEMSNPRHQHEYKVFRKHKLPDTKILIPGVIDSTTNYIEPAEVVADRICQVVDVIGDRTRVIAGSDCGFGTFAGWEMVGEDVVWAKLKACAEGAQLATKRLWG; encoded by the coding sequence ATGAAAAAGAGTGATACCCGCATTCTCACGACGCATGTTGGGAGTTTACCTCGCAAGGCTGCGCTCAGCGATTTGCTGATCCGTCAAGAACAAGGTGAAAAAGTTGATGTGGCAAACCTAGAGCGAGTTGCAGAACAAGCAGTGAAGCATGTGATTGAGAAACAGCTCGGAGCTGGTGTTGATATTGGAAATGATGGCGAGCAGCCACGGATCGGCTTTCAGACCTACGTGCCTCAGCGCATGACCGGATTTGCTGGAGAAAGTAAGCGGCCGGTTCCGCAAGATATGCGCGAGTTTCCCGATTTCATGGCGATTCTGCAACGGCGAGATATGGGTCGAGCGAAAGTCTTTAACGCACCAGAGGCGAGAGCTGAGGTTCAGTATGAAGACTTAACCGGCGTGCAAAAAGAGTGTGCTTTGACTCGTCGTTGTATGGACCAAGCGCCAAAGCAGTTTGTCGAGCGGTTTATGACTGCTGCCTCGCCGGGAATCATTTGCACGACGATGTTGAATGCCTATTACGATTCACACGAACGCTATGTGATGGCCGTCGCCGAACAAATGCGCAAAGAGTATGAGTCTATTCATGCACAGGGATTTGTGTTGCAACTTGACGCTCCCGACTTGGCAATGGAGCGAACCTTTTTGTTCCAAGATTTATCATTGCCAGAGTTCCAGAAGATCGTTGAATTACACATTACGGCAGTGAATCATGCGGTGCAGAACATCCCTGCTGATCGGGTGCGACTGCACGTGTGCTGGGGGAATTATGACGGCCCGCATAATCACGATGTACCGCTCGAAGACATCTTGCCGATTCTGTACCAGGCGAACGTTGGGGCATTGTCATTAGAAATGTCAAACCCACGCCATCAGCATGAATACAAAGTGTTCCGGAAACATAAATTACCCGATACAAAAATCCTGATTCCTGGAGTAATCGATTCAACAACGAATTATATCGAACCAGCAGAAGTGGTCGCCGATCGCATTTGCCAGGTCGTGGATGTGATTGGAGATCGCACGCGTGTGATTGCTGGTTCTGACTGTGGCTTTGGCACGTTCGCTGGTTGGGAAATGGTGGGTGAGGATGTCGTATGGGCGAAACTCAAAGCTTGCGCTGAAGGAGCGCAACTAGCGACAAAGAGATTGTGGGGATAA
- the nagZ gene encoding beta-N-acetylhexosaminidase, giving the protein MIPAKLPCMRLQDTLGSLFMVGIPRPQLDNETRQQLQELRPGGIVLFRRNYTTPEALASLCTEIHSLFATHRPIIALDHEGGRVHRLQPPFTHFPAMFKVGQANSVDLAYRVGLAMGHELRSVGIDLDFAPVLDVLTNPANTVIGDRAFSTDPYQVALFGRAQARGLRDAGLIPCGKHFPGHGGTLLDSHDDQPKDERSLEELSTVDLYPFQQLIAEGIEMIMSAHVVYTALDPEFPATASQKILTGLLRQQMGFNGVIITDDLEMGAVVRHSTIDQAVISALTAGADMLLVCHKIDLAISARNACEQAVKSGVLAHTRVEEAAHRIATLKNHQQRRTSVTEPIGSQAHARLVEEIQRTTA; this is encoded by the coding sequence ATGATCCCTGCTAAACTGCCCTGTATGCGTTTGCAAGATACCCTTGGTTCTTTGTTCATGGTCGGCATTCCCCGACCACAGTTAGACAATGAAACACGTCAACAACTCCAAGAGTTGCGCCCCGGGGGCATTGTTCTTTTCCGTCGCAATTACACGACTCCAGAGGCACTCGCGAGCCTGTGTACAGAAATTCACTCATTGTTCGCTACACACCGGCCTATCATCGCCTTGGATCACGAAGGAGGTCGCGTCCACCGTCTGCAACCGCCGTTCACGCACTTTCCCGCCATGTTTAAGGTGGGCCAAGCCAATTCTGTCGATCTCGCCTATCGAGTCGGCCTTGCTATGGGGCACGAACTCCGCAGTGTCGGCATTGATCTCGATTTCGCGCCCGTGCTTGATGTGCTTACCAACCCAGCCAATACAGTTATTGGCGATCGGGCGTTTTCGACTGATCCCTATCAGGTCGCACTTTTTGGGCGCGCGCAAGCGCGTGGGCTGCGCGACGCGGGACTTATTCCCTGTGGCAAACACTTTCCAGGACACGGTGGGACCTTACTCGACTCGCATGATGACCAACCCAAGGACGAGCGCAGCCTTGAAGAATTGAGCACGGTTGATCTGTACCCTTTTCAGCAGCTCATTGCGGAGGGAATCGAAATGATCATGTCCGCGCATGTCGTCTACACTGCGCTTGATCCGGAGTTTCCCGCTACTGCATCACAGAAAATTCTCACGGGCTTACTGCGACAGCAGATGGGGTTCAATGGTGTGATTATCACCGATGATCTGGAAATGGGTGCAGTGGTTCGCCACTCGACTATCGATCAAGCCGTTATCAGTGCCCTCACTGCTGGTGCAGACATGCTGCTGGTTTGTCATAAAATTGACCTGGCAATATCGGCCCGCAATGCGTGCGAGCAAGCGGTAAAAAGCGGCGTTCTTGCTCACACTCGCGTGGAAGAAGCAGCCCACCGCATTGCCACACTGAAGAACCATCAACAACGTCGGACCTCTGTTACAGAGCCAATCGGCTCGCAGGCACACGCACGCCTCGTCGAGGAGATTCAACGGACGACGGCGTAA
- the smpB gene encoding SsrA-binding protein SmpB produces MPRPTTPQEKTICVNRRARFDYEIEEKFEAGIVLTGGEVKSLRDGRAQLKDSYGRVERGEMTLINAHINAYEPAHYFNVDATRTRKLLMHKKEIMRLMGKVQEQGLTLIPLRLYFKNGRAKVELALARGKKTYDKRETIRAREVQRDIARGMQRNLRDKVRST; encoded by the coding sequence ATGCCACGCCCAACCACACCCCAAGAAAAAACGATTTGCGTCAACCGTCGCGCGCGCTTCGACTATGAAATCGAAGAGAAGTTCGAGGCGGGCATTGTGCTGACTGGTGGTGAAGTAAAGTCACTGCGTGACGGACGAGCGCAACTGAAGGACAGTTATGGGCGCGTCGAGAGGGGAGAGATGACCCTGATCAACGCGCATATCAACGCCTACGAGCCTGCCCATTATTTTAATGTTGACGCTACGCGCACGCGTAAACTTCTGATGCACAAGAAGGAGATCATGCGGTTAATGGGAAAAGTGCAGGAGCAGGGGTTGACCCTGATTCCATTGCGCTTATATTTCAAGAATGGTCGTGCGAAAGTTGAGTTAGCGCTCGCGCGTGGAAAGAAGACTTACGATAAACGCGAAACGATCCGCGCTCGTGAAGTCCAGCGTGATATCGCGCGTGGGATGCAGCGCAACTTGAGAGACAAAGTGCGTAGTACGTGA
- the mtnA gene encoding S-methyl-5-thioribose-1-phosphate isomerase yields the protein MSDFFTVEWQDNAVVMLDQRLLPTKEIYRTYRDYRGVAKGIKDMVVRGAPAIGVSAAMGIALGAYQLKKVGDAEEFARLCQVFAATRPTAVNLFWAIERMRRVYQRAQKQGTDAIREALTREALKMHAEDIAANRRMGRYGATLIPKDATILTHCNAGALATAGYGTALGVIRTAWEQKKNISVFVPETRPFLQGARLTAWELQKEGIPATLITDNMVGHFMQQGKIDCVIVGTDRTAANGDVANKIGTYTSAVLAARHKVPFYVAAPTSSIDLACPSGKQIPIEERSSREVTHVFGKQVAPTNMRVANPAFDVTPHELVTAIVTEKGVARGPFQRTLPQLVKEQDVRTKGRKGEKAKR from the coding sequence ATGTCTGATTTTTTTACTGTCGAATGGCAAGACAATGCGGTCGTGATGCTCGATCAACGACTACTTCCGACCAAAGAGATTTATCGCACCTACCGTGACTATCGCGGGGTCGCCAAAGGCATCAAAGATATGGTCGTACGCGGTGCGCCAGCCATTGGTGTTTCGGCGGCAATGGGTATTGCGCTTGGGGCGTATCAACTCAAGAAAGTGGGCGACGCCGAAGAGTTTGCACGACTCTGCCAGGTATTTGCAGCGACGCGTCCTACCGCGGTGAACCTGTTCTGGGCAATCGAGCGGATGCGTCGTGTGTATCAACGAGCGCAGAAGCAGGGCACCGACGCGATCCGTGAAGCGTTGACACGCGAAGCGTTGAAGATGCATGCGGAAGATATTGCTGCCAATCGTCGTATGGGCCGCTACGGAGCGACACTCATTCCTAAAGACGCAACCATTCTTACGCACTGTAATGCTGGGGCGTTAGCAACGGCTGGCTATGGCACTGCACTGGGTGTGATCCGTACCGCGTGGGAACAAAAGAAGAACATCTCAGTTTTTGTTCCTGAGACTCGGCCGTTTCTTCAAGGTGCGCGATTAACGGCATGGGAGCTGCAAAAAGAAGGTATTCCCGCAACGCTGATCACCGACAACATGGTTGGTCACTTTATGCAGCAAGGGAAAATTGACTGCGTGATTGTCGGCACTGACCGCACTGCTGCCAACGGAGATGTCGCGAACAAGATTGGTACCTACACGTCGGCGGTGTTGGCCGCTCGTCACAAGGTGCCGTTCTATGTCGCTGCGCCAACGTCGTCGATCGATCTGGCCTGTCCGAGTGGTAAGCAGATCCCGATCGAAGAACGCTCCTCACGTGAAGTGACGCATGTCTTTGGTAAGCAAGTCGCGCCAACTAACATGCGGGTTGCAAATCCGGCTTTCGATGTCACGCCGCACGAACTCGTTACGGCGATCGTGACAGAAAAAGGGGTGGCGCGAGGGCCGTTTCAGCGAACGCTCCCGCAGTTAGTCAAGGAGCAGGACGTAAGGACGAAAGGACGAAAAGGCGAAAAGGCGAAAAGATAA
- a CDS encoding OmpA family protein, which produces MAVNILDLAKTALTPDIMQKVSALIGESPANTQKAVDGAIPSVLAGLLNFASSNADGPARLINLLTQGNLTNLLGNLSGLLSGGSSTQDFLKTGKDLLGIVFGGKLGALTDLVANSSGIKGTSATSLLSLLAPLLLGLLGRETTSQGLNPANLVSLLLGQKDLLSKAAPAGLAGVLGLANLGNLGSSLADTAARVATGAASAAATRAVETTTGGSGVGKWVIPLLLAGLLIPWFLFSRGCSEQPAPVAQHEMTPPPVARPTPPPPPPAPVAQPTPPPAPAAPPVESIALPGGASISLTSGSFNYRLAKFLADTADPTVPRTFVFDNLNFEFGTTKLTPESEQTVKDLIAILSAYPSTEARLEGHTDSVGDAEANKKLSQDRADSVKAVMEASGIAPARLSTMGHGQEKPTASNDTEEGRAQNRRLELVVVKK; this is translated from the coding sequence ATGGCAGTAAATATTTTAGATCTCGCAAAGACGGCGTTGACTCCGGATATCATGCAGAAGGTGAGTGCGCTCATCGGAGAGAGTCCCGCGAATACGCAAAAGGCCGTTGACGGTGCCATTCCCAGTGTACTGGCAGGTTTGTTGAATTTTGCATCATCAAACGCCGACGGCCCTGCTCGGCTTATCAATTTACTTACACAAGGAAACCTGACAAACCTTTTGGGTAACCTTTCTGGCTTACTCAGTGGCGGGAGTTCGACACAAGATTTCCTCAAGACTGGTAAGGATCTACTCGGCATCGTTTTCGGTGGGAAACTCGGAGCACTGACAGACTTGGTCGCGAATAGCAGTGGAATCAAAGGAACGTCCGCAACCTCCTTGCTCAGTCTTCTTGCTCCGCTTCTGCTTGGTTTACTCGGACGCGAAACTACTTCACAAGGACTGAACCCAGCGAATCTTGTCAGTCTCCTCCTCGGCCAGAAAGATCTGCTCTCGAAAGCAGCGCCAGCAGGACTTGCTGGCGTTCTTGGGCTCGCGAACCTCGGCAATCTCGGCTCTAGCTTGGCCGATACAGCAGCACGGGTTGCTACCGGAGCCGCCAGCGCTGCAGCCACACGTGCGGTCGAAACTACGACCGGAGGAAGCGGCGTAGGCAAGTGGGTTATCCCACTCTTGCTCGCAGGTCTTCTCATCCCGTGGTTTCTTTTCTCACGCGGTTGCAGCGAACAACCTGCGCCTGTTGCCCAACACGAAATGACGCCACCACCCGTCGCTCGGCCAACGCCTCCTCCGCCACCGCCAGCGCCTGTTGCACAGCCGACACCGCCACCTGCACCGGCAGCGCCGCCAGTCGAGAGTATTGCGTTACCTGGAGGGGCATCTATCTCGCTCACCTCGGGTTCATTCAACTATAGATTGGCAAAGTTTTTGGCCGACACAGCAGATCCTACTGTTCCACGGACGTTTGTCTTTGATAACCTGAACTTCGAATTTGGAACGACAAAACTTACACCGGAGTCAGAACAAACAGTGAAGGATCTGATCGCGATCCTCTCAGCCTATCCTTCGACTGAAGCACGACTAGAAGGTCACACAGATAGTGTCGGTGACGCCGAGGCTAACAAGAAGCTCTCTCAAGACCGGGCAGATTCGGTCAAAGCCGTTATGGAGGCAAGTGGAATTGCTCCAGCTCGTTTGTCGACCATGGGACATGGTCAAGAGAAACCCACTGCCTCAAACGATACCGAAGAAGGCCGAGCGCAGAATCGGCGCCTAGAGTTGGTAGTTGTAAAGAAATAG
- a CDS encoding ATP-binding protein: MAVGVTLKNYRCFNDSKPARFTLRKGFTSFIGVNNSGKSSLLKFFYEFRELFQKIGTNVDGIIATMTKAASFNFPRSVFDIEEVFNNGNNRDLEIQFVFTFSPTSSIHQLAVTRVSLKLPRNSDTPFLRLSVDDNWLDFGGHKPSSNGTLLQQVDQSPVADVEMLLPFFQSLANTLYIGPFRNILGFTSNEDYFDIKVGQAFVQIRR; the protein is encoded by the coding sequence ATGGCAGTTGGAGTAACGCTCAAAAATTATCGCTGTTTCAATGACTCGAAGCCCGCTCGCTTCACACTCCGAAAGGGTTTTACGAGCTTCATTGGCGTGAACAACTCTGGGAAGTCGTCACTGCTCAAGTTCTTCTATGAATTCCGAGAGCTTTTCCAAAAGATCGGAACCAACGTTGATGGGATTATAGCTACTATGACCAAGGCTGCTAGTTTCAACTTTCCTAGATCCGTTTTTGATATCGAAGAGGTGTTCAATAACGGCAACAACCGGGATCTAGAGATCCAATTTGTCTTCACGTTTTCTCCAACATCTAGCATTCATCAGTTGGCTGTCACACGAGTATCTCTAAAACTCCCTAGAAACTCCGATACTCCATTCCTTCGATTATCTGTCGACGATAATTGGTTAGACTTCGGTGGACACAAACCTTCTTCAAACGGAACGCTCTTGCAGCAGGTCGATCAAAGCCCTGTCGCCGACGTGGAGATGTTGTTGCCATTCTTTCAATCACTTGCAAATACCCTGTATATTGGACCATTCAGAAACATTCTCGGCTTCACTTCTAACGAGGACTATTTTGATATCAAAGTCGGGCAAGCTTTCGTTCAAATCCGGAGATAA
- a CDS encoding ribonuclease T(2), protein MRRNNFVFWAVLVLVVILRSERADAQFGTFLRDQAGRFDYYVFSLSWSPEYCAGNPGGGGSTQCNGERRFGFVVHGLWPQHDRGYPQFCRNNSQVNKEVVERLLPIMPSERLIRHQWKKHGTCSGMNSGQYFEKVEDAFALVTIPPLYKNPQDAMSVAPRRLKSDLVAANRNFSDQNFALICKGRFLSEVRVCLDKDLNPRACGREVRDSCRAEKVVLRPVR, encoded by the coding sequence ATGCGACGAAACAATTTCGTTTTTTGGGCCGTGCTGGTACTGGTGGTGATACTTAGGAGTGAGCGAGCCGACGCGCAATTCGGTACTTTCTTGCGCGATCAAGCTGGCCGGTTCGACTATTATGTCTTCAGTCTTTCCTGGTCACCCGAGTACTGTGCTGGAAATCCAGGAGGTGGTGGCTCGACTCAGTGCAATGGAGAGCGGCGGTTTGGCTTTGTGGTGCATGGCTTATGGCCGCAACACGATCGTGGCTATCCGCAGTTTTGTCGCAACAATTCTCAGGTCAACAAGGAGGTAGTCGAACGTCTCCTGCCGATCATGCCCAGTGAGCGACTGATTCGTCATCAGTGGAAGAAACATGGTACCTGCAGTGGAATGAATTCCGGACAGTATTTTGAGAAAGTCGAGGATGCGTTCGCCTTAGTTACCATTCCTCCACTGTATAAAAACCCTCAAGATGCAATGTCCGTTGCCCCTCGTCGATTGAAGAGTGATCTTGTTGCAGCAAATCGAAACTTCAGCGATCAGAACTTTGCACTCATCTGTAAAGGGCGGTTCCTGAGTGAAGTGCGGGTATGTTTAGATAAAGATCTGAACCCTCGGGCTTGCGGTAGGGAGGTGCGCGATTCGTGTCGTGCTGAGAAAGTGGTTCTTCGTCCAGTGCGGTGA
- a CDS encoding DUF433 domain-containing protein — protein sequence MDWQERIVVNPDILVGKPVVKGTRLAVEFIVDLLAQGWPESEILRNYPGLTRDDILACLGYASAVLRAEKIYPLRFSENAHSRQ from the coding sequence ATGGACTGGCAAGAGCGCATTGTTGTGAATCCTGACATCTTGGTTGGAAAACCAGTGGTAAAGGGCACTCGCTTGGCTGTTGAATTTATTGTCGACTTGTTAGCACAAGGATGGCCAGAATCGGAAATCCTACGTAACTATCCTGGCCTGACTCGTGACGATATTCTTGCCTGCTTAGGTTACGCGAGTGCAGTGTTGCGTGCTGAGAAAATATATCCCTTGAGGTTCTCGGAGAATGCGCATTCTCGCCAATGA
- a CDS encoding outer membrane lipid asymmetry maintenance protein MlaD: MQSLGLGARVFGFLLVGALSLIYLFTQLGEADFGHSSGYTIHAAFSNAGGLRPGSPVELAGVRIGHVTAIRLNGTRAEVSLKLHDGIPVQDDAIASILTKGLLGERYVIISPGGSDELVKPGGKLRETESPLDLPGLLSAYVNFRQRQSEQQAPATDKKSSGTKKK; encoded by the coding sequence ATGCAGTCACTAGGATTAGGTGCACGGGTATTCGGGTTTCTTCTGGTTGGTGCGTTGTCGTTGATTTATTTGTTCACTCAACTTGGAGAAGCCGATTTTGGACACAGCAGTGGATACACCATTCACGCTGCCTTCTCAAATGCTGGAGGCCTCCGCCCTGGCTCGCCTGTAGAACTTGCGGGCGTTCGGATTGGCCACGTCACTGCGATCCGACTCAACGGCACGCGCGCTGAGGTTTCCTTGAAACTGCACGACGGTATCCCTGTACAGGATGACGCGATTGCCTCCATCTTAACGAAAGGCTTGTTAGGCGAACGATATGTGATAATTTCGCCTGGTGGTTCAGATGAACTGGTTAAACCAGGCGGCAAATTGCGCGAAACCGAATCCCCTCTCGATCTTCCAGGGTTGCTGTCTGCGTACGTCAATTTCAGACAGCGACAGAGTGAGCAGCAAGCTCCCGCTACAGATAAAAAATCATCTGGCACGAAAAAAAAATAG
- the msrA gene encoding peptide-methionine (S)-S-oxide reductase MsrA: MSTEHVHTSTQNGKEMATLGGGCFWCLEAVYLDMKGIDKVESGYCGGTVPNPTYYQVCEGDTGHAEVVRLTFDPREVSYKDILKVFFTIHDPTTLNRQGADVGTQYRSAIFYHSQEQKVAAEETIKELTAEKIWENPIVTQLAPLDTFYVAEDYHQEYFARNPYQPYCQYVVAPKVMKFRKYFTEKLKR, translated from the coding sequence ATGAGTACGGAACACGTGCACACATCGACACAGAACGGGAAAGAAATGGCAACGTTGGGTGGAGGTTGTTTTTGGTGCTTAGAGGCCGTTTACCTGGACATGAAAGGCATCGACAAGGTCGAGTCAGGCTATTGCGGGGGAACTGTGCCCAATCCAACCTATTACCAAGTCTGTGAGGGTGATACCGGTCATGCTGAAGTGGTGCGACTGACCTTCGACCCACGCGAAGTTTCCTACAAAGATATACTCAAAGTCTTCTTTACCATTCATGACCCCACGACCTTGAATCGCCAGGGAGCAGATGTGGGAACACAGTATCGCTCAGCGATTTTCTATCACTCGCAGGAACAGAAGGTCGCAGCGGAAGAAACCATCAAGGAACTCACCGCAGAAAAAATTTGGGAGAATCCCATCGTTACCCAGCTCGCTCCACTTGACACCTTTTATGTAGCTGAAGATTACCATCAAGAATATTTCGCGCGGAATCCCTACCAACCGTATTGCCAGTATGTCGTGGCCCCAAAGGTTATGAAATTTCGTAAGTACTTCACCGAAAAATTAAAGCGCTGA
- a CDS encoding DUF4236 domain-containing protein, with product MGFRFFKRVGLAKGVTLNLSKSGGSVSLGPQGAKLTLGPQGARISLGIPGTGLYYTTNFSLGKLGKMFGGSSEAEAAQTPQAPTAEETQAPSQTPQETENAKATKEALTQLQVPDDQKALADGCKALADGNEDAAFAHLQQATHLADGAFLAGVLAFKREQFADAVQYLAAAADKEAELGRYLSNYGIGATLSLPVTEEVTALITPTVHGALLALAEAYQAQEKIPDAIVCLERLQQRGPVDVVVELSLAELLAENHSDKETLQKVVKLTESVENESAVHAALLLCKAQALRGLGLLDAAADVLTTTLRRQKDRPDELLRALRYERALVYEGQGQAKKSRTELEKIYAEDPNYEDVATRLRV from the coding sequence ATGGGGTTTCGCTTTTTCAAACGGGTAGGGCTGGCCAAAGGGGTGACGTTGAATTTGAGCAAGTCTGGCGGATCGGTGTCGCTTGGGCCGCAAGGTGCGAAGTTGACGCTTGGACCGCAAGGTGCGCGGATCAGTTTGGGTATTCCTGGCACCGGTTTGTATTACACGACCAACTTTTCTCTGGGAAAACTTGGCAAGATGTTTGGCGGTTCTTCTGAAGCGGAAGCTGCACAAACACCACAAGCTCCAACTGCAGAGGAGACGCAAGCTCCTTCGCAAACTCCACAAGAAACAGAAAATGCCAAAGCGACTAAAGAAGCGTTGACGCAACTGCAAGTTCCTGACGATCAAAAAGCACTGGCCGATGGCTGTAAGGCGCTGGCTGACGGCAATGAAGATGCCGCGTTCGCCCATCTGCAGCAGGCAACGCATCTTGCCGATGGGGCATTCTTAGCTGGGGTGTTAGCCTTCAAAAGAGAGCAGTTTGCCGATGCCGTGCAATACCTTGCCGCTGCAGCTGATAAAGAGGCGGAGCTCGGCCGGTACTTATCGAACTATGGGATCGGTGCAACCCTGAGCTTGCCTGTGACTGAGGAAGTGACCGCATTGATCACCCCGACGGTGCATGGTGCGTTACTTGCCTTGGCAGAAGCGTACCAAGCACAAGAGAAAATCCCGGACGCGATTGTTTGCCTTGAGCGGTTACAACAACGTGGGCCCGTTGATGTGGTAGTGGAATTATCCTTGGCCGAGTTACTCGCTGAAAACCACAGCGACAAAGAGACGCTCCAGAAAGTGGTAAAACTCACCGAAAGTGTAGAGAACGAGTCGGCCGTGCATGCCGCGTTGCTATTGTGTAAAGCCCAGGCCCTCCGAGGGCTGGGACTTCTTGATGCTGCCGCGGATGTCTTGACGACAACCTTACGCCGCCAGAAAGACCGTCCCGATGAGTTGCTGCGAGCGTTACGCTATGAGCGTGCGTTGGTCTATGAAGGACAAGGTCAGGCGAAAAAATCGCGCACGGAGTTAGAGAAGATTTACGCTGAAGACCCGAACTACGAAGATGTTGCTACGCGATTAAGGGTTTAG
- a CDS encoding pantoate--beta-alanine ligase, translating to MKIINHIPDMQQWSEARRLEGKKIACVPTMGFLHDGHLSLVREGKKRADLVVVTIFVNPMQFNQASDFDKYPRNVEQDQRMLEEVGTDVLFYPTAPEMYPENFQTAVEVEKVTQPLCGAFRPGHFRGVTTVVAKLFNIVKPHFAIFGEKDFQQCVTIQRMVKDLNFDLEIIPMPTIRETDGIAMSSRNARLSESERKTSLCISRALKQAQDLVTKGEKQSDKILQMVRDTLAQAGGTRLEYASLCHPETLEETTQISGPTLLAIAAWVGEVRLIDNRVLR from the coding sequence ATGAAAATCATCAACCATATTCCAGACATGCAGCAGTGGTCAGAAGCGCGTCGGCTCGAAGGAAAGAAGATTGCCTGCGTGCCGACGATGGGTTTTCTTCATGATGGGCATCTCAGCTTAGTGCGTGAAGGGAAGAAGCGTGCGGACCTTGTTGTTGTCACGATCTTCGTGAATCCGATGCAGTTCAACCAAGCTTCGGACTTTGACAAGTACCCGCGCAATGTTGAGCAAGATCAGCGCATGCTCGAAGAAGTGGGAACCGACGTGCTCTTTTATCCCACCGCACCAGAAATGTACCCAGAGAATTTTCAGACTGCGGTTGAAGTAGAAAAGGTCACCCAACCGCTTTGTGGAGCATTTCGTCCGGGACATTTCCGTGGTGTCACGACGGTGGTTGCCAAGCTCTTCAATATCGTCAAACCGCACTTTGCCATCTTTGGCGAGAAAGACTTCCAGCAGTGTGTGACGATTCAGCGCATGGTCAAGGATCTCAATTTCGATCTTGAGATTATTCCTATGCCAACGATCCGCGAGACTGATGGCATTGCCATGAGTTCGCGCAATGCACGATTGAGCGAGAGCGAGAGAAAAACTAGTCTTTGCATCTCGCGCGCGCTGAAACAAGCGCAGGACCTGGTCACCAAAGGTGAAAAGCAGAGTGACAAGATCTTACAGATGGTTCGTGATACCTTAGCGCAAGCTGGTGGTACACGGCTGGAGTACGCGTCGTTGTGTCATCCTGAAACGCTGGAAGAAACCACGCAAATCTCCGGGCCAACGCTGCTCGCAATTGCCGCGTGGGTTGGCGAAGTACGGTTGATTGATAATAGAGTGCTGCGATAA